DNA sequence from the Glycine soja cultivar W05 chromosome 18, ASM419377v2, whole genome shotgun sequence genome:
GTTGTGGAATGATCtccaaaaattaaacaaaaaataagacatagctaaaaatgttttttttttcatttttggacTTCAAACGAAATAAActgagacaaaaataaaaacatatatgataaagtaataagagaataatagaaaattattaagaataataaaaaagtgtatTATCATTCATatgtttgcttctttttttcctgGAAATAGAAGGATATATCATtcaatttatttagttttaaggTAGATTTATTGtcaaatcaaaatttacatGTGTAGAGATGACTACAGCATCCACACCAGTGAATATTTATAGGTAAAATCTGTAATAAATGAATACCGATGGAtaacttaaaacaaatttttagttGATAAAAAGTGAGTCCTACTaagcttttttctttcttttaattgataaaatattatagacagaaaaactcaattttaaaatggAAGACTTGAAGTAATGAAGCTTAGGCAATCTCAAGAACCGAGCAAAACAAAGAGTGAAAGAGATTACAAACATTCACGAATTTTCAATTTATGCACTTGTATATGAACTCCTAAATACATCGTCATCAATCATCATTAATCTACAATTAGAAGAAGGGACTTGGAAGTGCCATCATTCCCATAAAGTGTTCTAACCACATTTTGAGGAATTAAGGTCGTTAATGAGAGGATATTGAGCTTGGCTAGCCATGGCCAATTCAAATTGCTTGAATGAAATTGGAGACAGAGACAATAATTCAGGTGCCTTCAGATTGTCCCAACCCTTGACATTATTTGTAATGGTTGTTGACCCATCAATTCCAATATGTGTCACATGCTTCACATCTGTTGGATACCCAATTTCCATCTCAGGTTCCATTTTTTCGACATCCTCTTTTTTGTAAACTAAATTCAAGTGAAGAAAACATTCAACAATCGACACATTACAAAGATGCAACAGAGCGAATATAAACATGTAGAGTTTAAATAAGTTAGaatattataataacttaagcaaagaattatattaaaattaacctTAAATGTGGCTCTAGCCCAGTCCATATGCTGTAAGGAAAGCCCAGTCCAACgacatttattctatttttgaaAAGGCACCAATGACAAATTTTCTTGAATGATAgatcaaattttaataacttaatGTGTAGatgttaaaaaaacttaatcacACACAGAGGCAGTTTTAGATCAACGTAGGGTTGAGAGTTCTTGCAAGAGtcttttaaatttgtgtttagTTATTGCATTCCTTGTTTTCCATTTTTTGCCACAGAACTCAGGTTACTAATTTCATTATTGATTGTACAGATGATTCCATAActatttttgttagttttatcattatctactttttaacttaactaacgagtatttttttttaattatacatgatttcatatattttgctaaggtctcatttatttaatgttgTGTCCGTTTCTTTAGTAGGTAGGATTCAGACACTAAAATCAAATACAATTATGTTGTATGCATATTATTAGAATTTAGTGTCCCCATACTCCACAGCTGGataaaatcatttcaaataATGGAGACGAGTTAATATAATCACCTAAAATCATAATCGGCCTTCAAAACTTCAAACTACTCCTCTTATCTAACTAACTCCTTCGATGCCTCTAAATTTCAgctacatatatatgtttcatTTTCTAATGTTATGGGCCATAAAAGTTGTGTCCATTATATTCAATTGGACAAGTTGAGTAGCCCAGGTCATACATAGTCCAAAAGTAATCGTATAacacataaaaaaagaagaagagaaagatccaaaagaaaaagagaattatATAtcagaaaggaaaaagaataatGCACCACCTACCATAAATTATATACATTTAAGAAATGATTTATGGGCTGTTCAGGATAAAGACTTTGGAAACTAATTTTTTGAGATATGAAGATATATTTAAGAAGcttatatcttttattgaattttttttcacacaTACATACAAACTTAAGAATCAAATATTTGATTACTCAAGGAGCAGTATGATTGTCTGCTAATTAGAATGTATtgataaaatgatttatatgtttctttaatttttatcgggtaatggaaattgaaatttcatctAATTAAGACCAGCCATGATtcataacaaacaaaattaattaataaaaaaagagattgTTGTACTCACCAAATAATTGAGATAAATTCTTGATGCCCTTGATTATTCTCTGTATGCCAGTAGCTACATTAGGCTTTGGTAGAACCAGAAACCCAGAAGGCTTGCCTCTCTTCATTTGGGCCCTGATGAATGATCTATCTTGTCCTTCTTGTCTTCCTTGCATAACGAATATCTCAAATTACAAGATAGCACTCCAATCacttaacaaagaaaaaaaattgaatagagAAATGGATGCTGATAAGAAAGAAAGCAGAAACTACTTGAAACAATAGTTCCTTTTGAATCTTCTTTTGGTCCTTTGGGTGCACCTAATTTCACACTTGAATGGGAAGCACAGCTGAAAGACCATGGAACTACTAATCTTTCAATACGGTTTCTCATCTCTCCCTAACCCCAAATTTTATGTGTGTATAGCTATAGCAAGTTCTAATATTCAAGAGCTTATTAGCCTATATAGCTATCTATCTATCAAAAAAGGGTACCTAGAATGGGGTTATATTTAGGTTCCTGTTTGTCTTTATGAGCAAGTTAGAATGATTTACGTGCGGAAAGGAAACTATTTTCAATCCAAGTTTGgtatgtgtatatataaatgataatgGAGTGGGTGTGTTAGAGTAATAGAGTGGTTAGTTGGTTAAACTGTGCAACTCAACCTGCTTTAGGAAtttgtatgaaaaataaaaatgcttttAAGATTGCTAGGCCAATAAGTTGAATTAGTACTGGGTTCTATAACTAACTTCTGTTCCTCTACAAGCTCCCAAATAATAATCATATTCCAAAGTGGGCTCCTCCTAACTAGCATCACTTGTGTACTAAGGCATTCTTTTGCAGATTTTTTCACATCTTTGCATTATAGAGTTTTTGTTCCATCCACTTTATTTCCTTTATAAGTATGTCATTTAGAAGTAATTAGTTAACTTAGTCTGAGCCTATTATTGAGTCTTACTTAACTTGTGTATATCAACATCATAGAGTGAATCACAAGGGAGCTCTTCTAGTAATATTTTTTGCGCGTGGCCatctatttgttttttattcattttatccttatttcATGATTGGGTAAaatacatttcatttttttttaacttcaattAGTTGGGTGGTGTGATATACATATACTTTTATTAGTCAAAGTAAATTTTGCAGATTTTTTAACTTCGACTGCTGGTTTTATTGTGAATGAATGCAGGTTTCAAAAAATTTGTATGTgttttaatgaatatttttttaaaaacatttttatgtgaaaatatCACCATAAGACAACTttagaattttaatatattttcgtAAAGCAAAGCAAATTTTTGGGAATCTtgactaaaaaacaaaattttcaccGATGGGTGCATTCAAAGGTAAGATAAATTACTTTGGAAAAAATTACCATCATCACAAGGCAGAAAGTAttcgaaatattttttaagtgcaTAGCTTGAGGGAAGAGCCACTCTCCAAGGAACCCAACTATTCCAAGTGGCAATGACAAATTGAGTCATGTATCACGACATGAAAGTAGGAATGTTAAATGTGTTAAGTCCAATAAATGGAGGAataacttgataaaaaaaagagttggaTTAATAGAAtataagttttaaatatattttattttgacttgAGTCTGTCCCATATGACCTGGTACAtgtctaattaattatttattaaaatattatgaacAAATCATATGAtatgtaaaagttttttttttcactttctccaacgtaaaattattaattgtgttacaaaaaatatttatttgatagtaTTTACTATGAtttaaactatataaaaaaataagagtgataaatcataaaaaagttTTCAAGCAACAAAACTAGAGAAAATTGGTTGTAAGATGATTGTTGACTATCCCACTCATGGCAATACTGGGTCATCATTCTAGGATGAGTTTTAGCGGGAGACAAGTTAATCATGTGGTTTATTCTTTAATAAGGACTTTAGGACTTCAGCTCCCCATTGTGTTTAATCATTGATTATGAATGAAATACCGTAACCATATTTTGCATAAAAGACtagagaaaattgaaaaaaaaaatatattactcaaGTTAACAgattatcatcattaattcagaataaaaaagattatcatCGTTGATTTGTAACTTGTGTAAAAGTAGGTTAAatcattgtttttaaaataaaatagtttaaacggttaaatcaataatttattggCTCTGAAAATTTTGACTTGCTCAATCTTATTTAAAGGGGGTGATACTATTGATTCCTATAAAATTACTCTTGACACTATAAATCAAGAACATAGACCAAGATACCTTTTGAATGATTTCACCTCACCCTTCTCCAGCCACCACTCTTTcctcttttcctttcttctttcctcttatccttttcttctttcattcatttcttttctttttttccctctctCCCCTCTCATCACTCTTTGCCGTCATGCTTTTgaatgtatttttgttttgtttttgttatcataacaaaatcatgagtttaattagtttttaatccAATAGGTTAAAAACACCCACGGAAAGACCCTAGACTAGTAGGGGAAATTTATTtagtagataaaaataataaattatttgtaattttatcaCAGTGAGAGACTATTTTTGCACATCCATATGTCAATATAAGGGTATGTTACTTGGTAATGGGTTCCATATATAAATTTAGAGGGTGCAAaaggtaaaattttaatatcatgAATGTGATGGGGTGTAATTGTCCACCATCAATGACTTTCGGTTGGCCATTAAGAACATGATCTTTgatccaataaaaaaacatgaatttggtccacataaaaataaagtatatttttaatggTCCTTTATTAATAACTCTATTAGATGGTTTCTTTAAGTAATTAACTAACTAacttaatcattttctctctttaccTTCTTTTTCAAGCACACTTAGAAGACATTAGAActcattgttattttatttttctcatcacATCAGAAAATGCGAGAAAATCATACAATAAGTgacaaaaattgtaatttttaaggTTTTAGCCGCAAAAACATTGTTCAATTCATTCAGGAAATTTTAACCgccacaaattatttaattcatttataattaaattacacaTTTAAGTATATTAACCATGTCAGATTATTATCTATCAGAGTTACTACTGAGGATCATGAAAAATATGTGTTTATTTTTACATGATCAAATTAATACCAAaagttttatgaaaattaaattaatatttttcaaattttacaaagactttaaacatattttactctaaaaattataattttttattgttaaaagttataataaaaaaacatgaatgaGAGGGTAAACcttttaaattgttaaaaatggtgaattttttaattttgaaatttatttgaaaattaaccTGTTGTAGGGTTGGTCAATGGGTTATAAAGGGCATTCAataataattgttgaaattgcaCCGTTTACCCTAAGTAATAAAAACCACTATTTGAAGATGTGAAAATGATGTCAAATTTTCGGaactcatttaataaaaataataatttcaaagaatatgatatttttaaaattgaaaatggtgTAATAATAAGGGTTaaatatatgtttggttcttgataaatatatattttttgtgtttggtctttgataaatttttctttcgAATTTGGAttctaatgttttaaattttttatctttagtcTCTATCATTAATCTGTAATCCTACATGACTGTTAATTAGACACGTAGAAGTGTGATGTGTCATGTCAAGTATAACCTTTGTGATTTCTATTTATACATGttggattattaaaaaaaatattttctttgttaaaaaataataaaatccaaCTTATATAAACAATAATCCAACATAATACATCACATTTTTACGTATGTCCAGTTCATACGAACTAACAGTAAGGATctaagataaattttttaaaatattagggaCTCAATCCAAAATTTATTaggatcaaatataaaaaatatgtatttatcatagaataaaaatatatttaagtataataataataatattgaaaagACAAATCTattaaatgtaaaagaaaaaatgtcttATTGATCCCCTCCAGCAAATATGAAGGaacaattctttttaaatgCCTGAGAATTAAGATAAAGCTAACCTGTTGTAGGGTTGGTCAATGGGTTATAAAGGGCATTCAATAATAATCGTTAAAATTGCACAagttaaattaatgattataaatataaatacttattattaaaaaacattttattaaaaatatggtTCATATAAACCTCTCTAACATTCTCAGAAAGCTCGGAAAATTAATTACTCTACGTGCCTAGCAGGGTCCCCTCTAGCAAAGATGAAGGAAGTCAAGGAACAATTCATTTTGAATGCTTGAGAATTAGATTGTTGAaaatggtgatttttttttaattttcaaatttatttgaaaattaaccTGTTGTATCGTTGGTCAATGGGTTATAAAGGGGCATTCAAGTGTTGAAATTGCACAATTTACtgtaagtaataaaaaattactatttgaaaATGTGAAAATGATGGCAAATTTTAGGAActcacttaataaaaaaatcgcattaaaaaacaaaaaaaataaattcaaagcaTATAGTATTTTAAAGATTGaaaattgtaataataatatattattattattgttgaaaaagACAAATCTATTAgatgtaatagaaaaaaatgtcttatttacccttatttgaagaaaaaactaGCTCCCAGCAACCCAATCTTTATATCTTTATATAGAGATAAAGATAAAGACATCataattgttaaaatttattattaatgtattcttaaaaaattaatttttagctataattaaataattaagttcatatttattaatcttattatatataaatacttttttttctaaattagtaattataaatataaatacttaTGATTAacaaacattttcttaaaatatgattCATATAGACCAGACTAACCTTCTCGAATAACTCGCAAAGTTAGTTACTCTATCCACCGTGGTCCCCTCCAGCAAAGAGAAAGGAACGATCCTTTTAAATGCTTGAGAATTGAGAAGAAGCAAATGATGGTCaaccttttaaatttttaaaaatagtgaatcttttaattttgaaatttatttgaaaattaaccTGTTGTATGGTTGGTCAATGGGTTATAAAGGGcattcaataataattattgaaattgCACAATTTACAGTAAGTAATCAAAAACTACTATTTGAAAATGTGAAAATGATGCCAAATTTTAGGAACtcatttaataacaaaaaaaattatttccaaagcatatggtattttaaaaattgaaaattgtaacaataataataataatgaaaaacataaatctattaaatgtaataaaaaattatactatttacccttttttttttaaaaaaaagggtcCCAACAACCTATCTTTGgagataaagataaagatataataattaccaaattttatcatcttaaaatttaaaattttttagttggaactaaataattaaattcatatttactattcttattacatataaaaactattttgaaacctagaataataaatttaaattagtaattataaatataaatacttatgattaataaatattctcttaaaatatgcttcataaatcaaatatttttaaactactAATAAATACTTCcttaaaatacaaacaaagtcaAACAGAATTGATAGATGATTGACTTCTTTACAAACAAATGTTGACATcagtttaaactttttttttactataactGTAGATATGTTGGaagagataaaatttattttgataatttttacataGTTTAAtctcatgattttttattatgccaacaaaaaaaaatgttttcttaaaatctgtatttatttatttaataaatacttatggataataaattaatatatctttattatatatatatatatacatttttttatatttaataaagatGACTTTTTTAAAATACGAAATTGCATAATTAATACTTTGTattaatgtgaaattaattCTGTTTCATAATTATTGTGACTTTTTATGTAGAGTATGAAATTACATAATTATCCTCAATCTTTGAGGGAAAAATTTAGACTTGGTGTACAttactttataatttatataataaagataaaataaagatgactttttttaaatatgaaattgcataattaataccttcgtattttaatattaatacaaaagtatttataaataattacgtGACCTTTtgtattaatatgaaattatatttcataGTTGTTGCAACGTTATTTTTagaatatgaaattaaataattatcctTAAAAGTTTTTTTGAGGAAAATTTAGACATGGTGTATATTAATAAAGATATTTCATAGTTGTTGCAACTAGCTTGAAGTTAAAAATTTAACTGAAACTTAAAAAAttgacttattaaattataagattttgatatgattaacGTTGAAGTGAAgtaattatgtaaaataataataaaattatgatttattttaaaaaaataattagaaaatttgataaatatattaaagatgagaaaaaagaaaatataaaaaaaattaaaaattagtgtttaaaaaacattagtTCAAATCACCAAATATTTAGTTGTTCCTCTCAACTTAAAGGAATACTCATTACTATATTTTAAAGTCAATAatgtcttttcttcttttcttttccataTGAGATCATAACTTTGATACAGGCCCCAAATAACACTAAAGCTTTACACAAATCTCTCTATGTCTCCCCATATCATAAGAGAAAACACATTCTCTTTAACTGAATTTTAAAAGGCCAAACAAAATGAAGGGTTTCAGCTCAATTAGTTAAGCATGGTGTGTGGGTTAATGTAAACATCTGGCCAAACAGAAAACATGGGCAAGCCTCCGTTGAGGAAGTACTTTGATAAAATCCGGTTTGTGTTTTTCACCTCCTTTATCTTATGTTTGTCATTGCTTCTCTTGGACTATTACATGGCTGTGAGTGGTCATGGcattacctttttatttttcaacatgaatgatgcaaaacAAGCACACATGCCTAAACCCTCAAATTCTTCTTTCAATCTTAATGACACTGCCGATTGTCCTAGAAAATCTAATCATACCAATCAAAATGGTGTAACAAGTGGTGCCTCCAATATACCAAGGCGCATTGTAGAGAATCACACAGAGACCATAGTTCCTGCAGCACATGGTGAAGTGGATAAGAGAGTCCACATGAATTCCCCTCCTTTGGATAGAGACAATGTTGGAGTTGTTACAAATGTTCCCACAAGAAATTTGGATTCTTGTTCTGGTCAATATATCTATGTTTATGATCTTGCTAGCAGGTTCAATGAAGATTTGCTGAAAGGGTGTCACTCTCTCAGGAAGTCGATAGATATGTGTCTTTACATGTCTAACTTAGGCCTTGGACCTAAGGTTATTGAGAAATCAAAGGAGAAGGTTTTGTTGAAGGAAAGCTGGTATGCAACCAACCAATTTTCACTTGAAGTTATTTTCCATAACACACTGAAGAACTACAAGTGCTTAACCAATGATTCCT
Encoded proteins:
- the LOC114395533 gene encoding CRIB domain-containing protein RIC7-like isoform X2, which gives rise to MVFQLCFPFKCEIRCTQRTKRRFKRNYCFKQEGQDRSFIRAQMKRGKPSGFLVLPKPNVATGIQRIIKGIKNLSQLFVYKKEDVEKMEPEMEIGYPTDVKHVTHIGIDGSTTITNNVKGWDNLKAPELLSLSPISFKQFELAMASQAQYPLINDLNSSKCG
- the LOC114395533 gene encoding CRIB domain-containing protein RIC4-like isoform X1, translating into MRNRIERLVVPWSFSCASHSSVKLGAPKGPKEDSKGTIVSRRQEGQDRSFIRAQMKRGKPSGFLVLPKPNVATGIQRIIKGIKNLSQLFVYKKEDVEKMEPEMEIGYPTDVKHVTHIGIDGSTTITNNVKGWDNLKAPELLSLSPISFKQFELAMASQAQYPLINDLNSSKCG